In the Deltaproteobacteria bacterium genome, one interval contains:
- a CDS encoding beta-glucosidase: MTNKIFDDSFIWGTATSSYQIEGAIMEGGRGESIWDRFCQVPKAIDDNSNGDEACDHYNRYGSDIKMIRDLGFKYYRFSIAWPRIQPTGTGPANQPGLDFYSALVDELLKNGLTPCVTLYHWDLPQVLEDRGGWPVRDTALAFVEYADIVSKHLGDRVKLWTTHNEPWCASMLGYHEGRHAPGRTNLRDAVAASHHMLLSHGLSVPVIRGNVKDAQIGIVLNPVPGVPASPSEADKDAHRKFDGVFNRWYLDSLYKGHYPQDVLEDFSKDASFEGKDFSFIQDGDNDLIKAPTDFLGINYYSRGLISADPEADAPGKIPDPGPEMRTDMDWEVYPTGLYDLLKRIHDDYKPGQLFITENGAAYSESPDEDGRVRDHRRTSYIHGHLLAVKRAIADGVPVGGYFVWSLLDNFEWSFGYTKRFGIVYVDYETQERYPKDSAYWFKSMMTDPNTKLAD, encoded by the coding sequence ATGACCAATAAAATCTTCGACGACTCATTTATTTGGGGCACGGCAACCTCAAGCTATCAAATCGAAGGTGCCATCATGGAGGGCGGTCGCGGAGAATCTATTTGGGATAGGTTTTGTCAGGTCCCCAAGGCGATCGACGACAATTCCAATGGTGATGAGGCCTGTGACCACTACAACCGCTACGGCAGCGACATCAAGATGATTCGCGATTTGGGATTTAAGTATTATCGGTTCTCAATCGCTTGGCCACGAATACAGCCCACAGGAACCGGGCCGGCGAATCAACCTGGACTGGACTTTTACAGTGCTCTGGTAGATGAACTCCTTAAAAACGGCCTTACCCCCTGTGTAACTCTTTATCATTGGGACCTACCACAAGTGCTCGAAGACCGTGGTGGATGGCCCGTACGTGATACAGCCCTGGCCTTCGTGGAGTACGCAGATATCGTGAGTAAACATCTGGGTGACCGCGTTAAGCTCTGGACCACCCACAACGAGCCTTGGTGCGCCAGTATGCTCGGCTACCACGAAGGACGCCACGCACCCGGTCGAACCAACCTTCGAGACGCGGTTGCAGCCAGTCACCACATGCTTCTCTCCCACGGCCTATCGGTCCCTGTCATAAGAGGGAATGTCAAAGATGCTCAAATCGGCATCGTTCTCAACCCGGTACCTGGTGTTCCTGCATCACCTTCTGAAGCTGATAAAGATGCGCATCGAAAATTCGATGGCGTATTTAATAGGTGGTATCTAGACTCACTCTACAAAGGGCACTATCCGCAAGATGTCCTAGAAGACTTTTCCAAGGACGCATCTTTCGAAGGTAAAGACTTTAGCTTCATCCAAGATGGGGACAACGACCTCATCAAAGCTCCTACCGATTTCTTGGGCATTAACTACTACAGCCGCGGTCTAATTTCTGCCGACCCTGAGGCCGATGCTCCTGGAAAGATTCCAGACCCTGGTCCCGAAATGCGAACAGACATGGATTGGGAAGTTTACCCAACCGGGCTTTATGACCTTCTCAAACGCATTCACGACGACTACAAACCCGGGCAGCTCTTTATTACAGAAAATGGTGCGGCATACAGCGAAAGCCCTGACGAAGATGGACGCGTGCGAGACCACCGACGAACCAGCTACATCCACGGTCACCTCCTAGCTGTGAAGAGAGCCATTGCCGATGGCGTACCCGTTGGCGGCTACTTTGTTTGGTCGCTCTTGGACAACTTTGAGTGGTCATTTGGGTATACGAAGCGATTTGGGATTGTTTACGTCGACTACGAGACTCAAGAACGTTATCCTAAAGACAGTGCGTACTGGTTTAAGTCCATGATGACTGACCCCAACACTAAGCTGGCGGACTAA
- a CDS encoding ABC transporter ATP-binding protein, with product MKNVSLTCKAGELLLVVGASGSGKSTMARMACGLLQPESGSRLIRTQDGRAEKLTAIGREIQFVFQNPFSSLNPTRTLGDTLASPLKNHLNLSSAGIKVRTHELLEQLGLSPASDYANRYPHQLSGGQKQRIVLARALAAEPTFLIADEPTAMLDQSLKHEVYQLFRTLADELGLGVIMVTHDLLGARDYADSIVVLHDGKIVAAGTPEHIFNNVDQEQVTRLIQAASFPYPQKAVNS from the coding sequence GTGAAAAACGTGTCTCTCACCTGCAAGGCAGGAGAACTCCTGCTGGTCGTCGGTGCATCGGGCTCCGGTAAATCAACTATGGCACGGATGGCGTGTGGGTTGCTACAGCCGGAAAGCGGTAGCCGCCTCATCCGAACCCAAGACGGACGCGCCGAGAAGCTCACGGCAATCGGGCGCGAGATACAATTCGTTTTTCAGAACCCTTTCAGTTCCTTAAACCCAACGCGCACGCTCGGCGATACCCTCGCCTCACCTCTTAAGAATCACTTAAACCTCTCGAGCGCAGGTATCAAAGTAAGAACCCACGAGTTACTCGAGCAACTTGGTCTTTCACCTGCATCCGATTATGCGAACCGCTATCCACATCAATTATCGGGTGGTCAAAAGCAAAGAATAGTACTGGCACGCGCCCTTGCCGCAGAGCCCACTTTTCTGATCGCAGACGAGCCAACCGCCATGCTGGACCAATCTCTAAAGCATGAGGTTTACCAGCTATTTCGAACGCTAGCCGATGAATTAGGGCTCGGAGTCATCATGGTTACTCACGATCTCCTTGGTGCACGTGACTACGCGGACTCGATCGTAGTCCTACACGATGGAAAAATCGTAGCCGCTGGCACCCCCGAGCACATCTTCAATAACGTTGATCAAGAGCAGGTCACCCGGCTTATCCAGGCAGCCTCATTTCCGTATCCTCAGAAAGCAGTAAATTCATGA